A section of the Polyangium spumosum genome encodes:
- a CDS encoding synaptic vesicle VAT-1 family membrane protein, whose product MRKVVIHGPGSYDRLKLEEHPDPSPGPGEILVDVEAAGVNYADCIVRMGLYESAKKYVGWPITPGFEVAGKVAALGPNTEGPAPGAPVFAVTRFGGYGSRVCVPAHQVFPLPKGFSVAEAAGFPAVFLTAYHALFDLANVRPGMNVLVHSAAGGVGSALVELGKIAGCRVIGVVGASHKVAVARKLGADAVIDKSVEPLWAVAERLAPEGYDVALDANGVETLGQSYRHLAPSGKLVVYGFHTMMPRKGGRPNWIKLAVDWLRTPRYNPLDLTNDNKSVLAFNLSYLFHREDLLREYMTKLLGWIDEGRITPPPVTTFPAERVADAHRALEGGGTVGKLALTF is encoded by the coding sequence ATGCGGAAGGTCGTGATCCACGGGCCCGGCAGCTACGATCGTCTGAAGCTCGAAGAGCATCCGGATCCCAGCCCCGGGCCCGGCGAGATCCTCGTCGACGTCGAGGCCGCGGGCGTGAACTACGCCGATTGTATCGTGCGGATGGGCCTCTACGAGTCGGCGAAGAAATACGTCGGCTGGCCCATCACGCCCGGCTTCGAGGTCGCGGGCAAGGTCGCGGCGCTCGGGCCAAACACGGAGGGCCCCGCGCCCGGCGCGCCCGTCTTCGCCGTCACCCGCTTCGGCGGCTACGGGAGCCGCGTCTGCGTCCCCGCGCATCAGGTCTTCCCGCTCCCGAAGGGTTTTTCCGTGGCCGAGGCCGCCGGCTTCCCCGCGGTGTTCCTGACCGCGTATCACGCGCTCTTCGACCTCGCGAACGTGCGGCCCGGCATGAACGTGCTCGTCCACTCGGCGGCCGGCGGCGTGGGCAGCGCGCTCGTCGAGCTCGGGAAGATCGCGGGGTGCCGCGTGATCGGCGTCGTCGGCGCGAGCCACAAGGTCGCCGTCGCGCGCAAGCTCGGGGCCGACGCGGTCATCGACAAGAGCGTCGAGCCGCTCTGGGCCGTGGCCGAGCGGCTCGCGCCCGAGGGCTACGACGTCGCGCTCGACGCGAACGGCGTGGAGACGCTCGGCCAGAGCTACCGCCACCTCGCCCCGTCGGGGAAACTCGTCGTGTACGGCTTCCACACGATGATGCCGCGCAAGGGCGGACGGCCGAACTGGATCAAGCTCGCCGTCGATTGGCTGCGCACGCCCCGGTACAACCCGCTCGACCTGACGAACGACAACAAGAGCGTGCTCGCGTTCAACCTCTCGTACCTCTTCCACCGCGAGGATCTGCTCCGCGAATACATGACGAAGCTGCTCGGGTGGATCGACGAGGGCCGGATCACGCCGCCGCCCGTGACGACGTTCCCCGCCGAGCGCGTGGCCGACGCGCACCGCGCGCTCGAAGGCGGCGGCACGGTCGGCAAGCTGGCGCTCACGTTCTGA
- the fabG gene encoding 3-oxoacyl-ACP reductase FabG encodes MRGLSGKRVLITGAASGIGRATATRFYEEGAVLLLNDVVPAERADLASAFPERMTYVQADVSRPEGLAALEQAVRDKKGLDVLVNNAGITRDKSLAKLSPEDWDQVIAVNLTAVFKLCQMAAAFMKEQKSGVILNAASVVAHYGNFGQANYVATKAGVIGLTKTLARELGRSGVRVNAVAPGFILTDMVRKVPKENLDAIAGQTPLKRLGDPAEIASVYAFLASDDASYMTGAVIDVNGGLVLGT; translated from the coding sequence ATGCGAGGATTGTCCGGCAAGAGGGTGCTCATCACGGGGGCGGCGAGCGGCATCGGTCGCGCCACGGCGACGCGTTTTTACGAAGAGGGCGCGGTGCTCCTCCTGAACGACGTCGTGCCCGCCGAGCGCGCCGATCTCGCATCGGCCTTCCCCGAGCGCATGACGTACGTGCAGGCCGACGTCTCCCGCCCGGAGGGCCTCGCCGCCCTCGAGCAGGCCGTGCGTGACAAGAAGGGCCTCGACGTCCTCGTCAACAACGCCGGCATCACCCGCGACAAGAGCCTCGCCAAGCTCTCGCCCGAGGACTGGGACCAGGTCATCGCCGTCAACCTCACCGCCGTCTTCAAGCTCTGCCAGATGGCCGCCGCCTTCATGAAAGAGCAGAAGAGCGGCGTCATCCTGAACGCCGCCTCCGTCGTCGCCCATTACGGCAATTTCGGCCAGGCGAACTACGTCGCCACCAAGGCCGGCGTGATCGGCTTGACCAAGACCCTCGCCCGCGAGCTCGGCCGCTCCGGCGTCCGCGTGAACGCCGTCGCCCCGGGCTTCATCCTCACCGACATGGTCCGCAAGGTCCCCAAGGAGAACCTCGACGCCATCGCGGGACAGACGCCCCTCAAGCGCCTCGGCGACCCCGCCGAGATCGCCTCGGTGTACGCCTTCCTCGCGAGCGACGACGCGTCGTACATGACCGGCGCCGTCATCGACGTGAACGGCGGCCTCGTCCTCGGGACCTGA
- a CDS encoding AMP-dependent synthetase/ligase, with protein MLLRKDGTTPPPDPAVPLAQAARSLPDLFLRRAEATPTAIAWKAKKNGEWRSTTWAEFRARATALATFLARRGLAPGDKIGIIGSTRPEWCICDVGGQLAALVTVGAYPTLAPGQLAYVLDHADVRVAFVEGKDEVEKILAVKNDMPKLELVVVWDTRGLEDTLREHAWLLGWDEALDAPGDPPLVAERVAAIVPGDTALFIYTSGTTGPPKGAMISHENILVTLAGVHFNSFARSDMALSFLPMAHAAERILAFWGRIDHGIATAFATSVPAVLEELKEVRPTLFGSVPRIFEKAYARIQAEVDKAPPARRRVFRWAEATGLAVVEAWQRGEEPSLPLRLAHRVADKLVFSRVREAFGGRVKRFVTGAAPIPRPILAFFWAAGLPIYEMYGMTEATVVTHGNRPGQVRLGSVGRALPFVEDHIADDGEILVRGPNVFKGYYKNPEATREMIDEEGWLHTGDIGKKDADGFVFIVDRKKHLIITSGGKNISPANVENEIKAQGTLISQVHAHGDRRAYCTAIVTIHPLEAVEWAKAKSLLPEPEAEALRLALLASPLSRPPALAAVMEKATADPEIRERVASAVRRANTRLARVEGIKRVHLLDRDFSLEEDEVTPTLKVKRKNIEKKFAPIFDRLYEDPAFGIPIDEH; from the coding sequence ATGCTCCTCCGGAAGGACGGAACCACCCCGCCGCCCGATCCCGCCGTCCCGCTCGCCCAAGCGGCGCGCTCCTTGCCCGACCTCTTCCTGCGCCGCGCCGAGGCGACGCCGACCGCCATCGCGTGGAAGGCCAAGAAAAACGGCGAATGGCGATCCACGACCTGGGCCGAGTTCCGGGCCCGCGCCACGGCGCTCGCGACCTTCCTCGCCAGGCGGGGCCTCGCGCCCGGCGACAAGATCGGCATCATCGGCAGCACCCGCCCCGAGTGGTGCATCTGCGACGTCGGCGGACAGCTCGCCGCGCTGGTCACGGTCGGCGCCTACCCCACGCTCGCCCCGGGGCAACTCGCGTACGTCCTCGATCACGCGGACGTGCGTGTCGCGTTCGTCGAGGGCAAGGACGAGGTCGAGAAGATCCTCGCCGTCAAGAACGACATGCCCAAGCTCGAGCTCGTCGTCGTATGGGACACGCGGGGCCTCGAAGATACGTTGCGCGAGCACGCCTGGCTCCTCGGCTGGGACGAGGCCCTCGACGCGCCGGGTGACCCTCCCCTCGTCGCGGAGCGCGTCGCCGCCATCGTCCCCGGCGACACGGCGCTCTTCATTTACACGAGCGGCACGACCGGCCCGCCCAAGGGCGCGATGATCTCGCACGAGAACATCCTCGTGACCCTCGCCGGCGTCCATTTCAATTCGTTCGCTCGTTCGGACATGGCGCTCTCGTTTTTGCCGATGGCGCACGCGGCCGAGCGGATCCTCGCGTTCTGGGGCCGCATCGACCACGGCATCGCCACCGCGTTCGCGACGAGCGTGCCCGCGGTGCTCGAGGAGCTCAAGGAGGTGCGCCCGACGCTCTTCGGCAGCGTCCCGCGTATCTTCGAGAAGGCCTACGCCCGCATCCAGGCCGAGGTCGACAAGGCCCCGCCGGCGCGGAGGCGCGTGTTTCGGTGGGCCGAGGCCACGGGCCTCGCGGTCGTGGAGGCCTGGCAACGCGGGGAAGAGCCTTCCCTGCCGCTCCGGCTCGCGCATCGCGTGGCCGACAAGCTCGTCTTCTCCCGGGTCCGCGAGGCCTTCGGGGGGCGCGTCAAGCGCTTCGTCACGGGGGCGGCGCCGATCCCGCGCCCGATCCTCGCCTTCTTCTGGGCCGCGGGCCTGCCCATTTACGAGATGTACGGCATGACCGAGGCCACGGTCGTCACGCACGGCAATCGCCCTGGCCAGGTCCGCCTCGGCTCCGTCGGCCGCGCGCTCCCGTTCGTGGAGGATCACATCGCGGACGACGGCGAGATCCTCGTGCGGGGCCCGAACGTGTTCAAGGGGTATTACAAGAACCCCGAGGCGACGCGCGAGATGATCGACGAGGAGGGCTGGCTGCACACGGGCGACATCGGCAAGAAGGACGCGGACGGGTTCGTCTTCATCGTCGATCGCAAGAAGCACCTCATCATCACGTCGGGCGGGAAAAACATCAGCCCCGCGAACGTGGAGAACGAGATCAAGGCGCAGGGCACGCTCATCAGCCAGGTGCACGCGCACGGCGACCGGCGGGCGTATTGCACCGCGATCGTGACGATCCACCCGCTCGAGGCCGTGGAATGGGCGAAAGCAAAGAGCCTGCTCCCGGAGCCGGAGGCCGAGGCGCTGCGCCTCGCCTTGCTCGCGAGCCCGCTCTCCCGCCCGCCGGCCCTCGCCGCGGTGATGGAGAAGGCCACGGCCGATCCCGAGATCCGAGAGCGCGTGGCGTCGGCCGTGCGTCGCGCGAATACGAGGCTCGCGCGCGTGGAGGGCATCAAGCGCGTCCACCTGCTCGACCGGGATTTTTCCCTCGAGGAGGACGAGGTGACGCCGACGCTCAAGGTGAAACGAAAGAACATCGAAAAGAAGTTCGCCCCCATCTTCGACCGGCTCTACGAGGACCCGGCCTTCGGCATTCCGATCGACGAACACTGA
- a CDS encoding N-acetylmuramoyl-L-alanine amidase, with the protein MISRRSLLLGLAGAGAAAAAAGVASRRGGRAARLPDPFGPLVALTPRFPAGFGVRRVFVDPGHGAAGNPGNSSCFCREEQDFTLAAARALGEHLRATGAFDVRLARENAGPVAYQARVEDAEAWGAEVFLSLHSDVRGQTGEKWNPAPGRECVVNLAAPGFSVLWSDEGEPKLAEARHALARAVARRMRDVGFWAYGGVEYGDLYAVDPEQAGVFVDRHAPAQRIFVLRRPKMPSVLVETHHALDPREAKLWDEPQTLAAFASAVAAALVDVLGS; encoded by the coding sequence GTGATCTCGCGTCGATCCCTGCTCCTCGGCCTCGCAGGCGCGGGCGCCGCCGCCGCCGCCGCGGGCGTCGCCTCGCGACGCGGGGGGCGCGCCGCGCGGCTGCCCGATCCGTTCGGGCCGCTCGTGGCGCTGACGCCACGTTTCCCGGCGGGCTTCGGGGTGCGGCGGGTGTTCGTGGATCCCGGCCACGGCGCGGCCGGCAACCCGGGCAACAGCTCGTGTTTTTGCCGGGAAGAGCAGGACTTCACCCTGGCCGCGGCCCGCGCGCTCGGCGAGCACCTGCGCGCGACGGGGGCCTTCGACGTGCGCCTCGCCCGGGAAAACGCGGGCCCCGTCGCGTATCAGGCCCGCGTGGAGGACGCCGAGGCGTGGGGGGCCGAGGTGTTCCTGAGCCTGCACTCGGACGTTCGAGGTCAAACGGGCGAGAAGTGGAACCCCGCGCCGGGCCGGGAGTGCGTGGTGAACCTCGCCGCGCCGGGCTTCTCGGTGCTCTGGTCGGACGAGGGGGAGCCGAAGCTCGCCGAGGCGCGCCACGCGCTGGCGCGGGCCGTGGCGCGCCGGATGCGGGACGTGGGGTTCTGGGCCTACGGGGGCGTGGAGTACGGGGACCTCTACGCGGTGGATCCCGAGCAGGCGGGGGTCTTCGTCGACAGGCACGCCCCGGCGCAGCGGATCTTCGTGCTCCGGCGGCCGAAGATGCCCTCGGTGCTGGTGGAGACGCACCACGCGCTCGATCCTCGCGAGGCGAAGCTCTGGGACGAGCCGCAGACGCTCGCGGCGTTCGCCTCGGCCGTGGCGGCGGCGCTCGTGGACGTCCTCGGCTCCTGA
- a CDS encoding glutamine--tRNA ligase/YqeY domain fusion protein: MTTTKRPEEREESAAQNFIRAIISEDLEKGRHAKVVTRFPPEPNGYLHIGHAKAICTNFGLAREFGGVCHLRMDDTNPTTEDVEYVENIQRDVRWLGFDWGDKMFYASDYFERLHAFAVELIKKGKAYVDSLNEAEIRAYRGTVNEPGKPSPYRDRTIEENLDLFERMRKGEFPEGAHVLRMKGDLASSNMKMRDWPMYRIKHAHHYRTGDAWHIYPLYDFAHSLSDAIEGITHSICTLEFENNRELYDWFVENVDVPARPRQYEFARLNLTFTVMSKRKLLELVKGGLVRGWDDPRMPTLAGLRRRGVTPDSLRAFCEEIGVAKTNSTIEVERLEACIRADLDRRAGRVMAVLRPLKVVIENYPEGKVEDFEAPLFPDEPGKGGTRKIPFSRELYIERDDFMQDPPDKWFRLAPGREVRLRYAYIVTCKDVVRDPATGEVTELRCTYDPETREGAAQAGKKVKGTLHWVSAAHALRTEVRLYDRLFRDERPDLVEEGQDWKAGLNPESLVVIGDAAVEPSLAKAEGGTHFQFERQGFFFVDPIDSKPGAPVFNRTVSLKDSWAKIAEPKQEPRAKKAEDKPAVKTSPEERMAKLSPEARAIAESLETRGLGREDAIVLAEDADLRAFYEQAVAAHPGPKTVASLVVNELARKLDGKKPSALPFGGAALGELASLVDDRTITPTIAKEVLSEMLATGEGPRAIVEKKGMRQVSDASALEPIVDKVLAESPNEVKRYKEGNVKLLGFFVGKVMKASGGKANAERVNELLQKKLG, translated from the coding sequence GTGACGACGACGAAGCGCCCGGAAGAGCGCGAAGAGAGCGCGGCCCAGAACTTCATCCGGGCCATCATCAGCGAGGACCTCGAGAAGGGCCGCCACGCGAAGGTGGTGACCCGCTTCCCGCCCGAGCCGAACGGCTACCTCCACATCGGCCACGCGAAGGCCATCTGCACGAACTTCGGCCTCGCCCGCGAGTTCGGCGGCGTCTGCCACCTCCGCATGGACGACACGAACCCCACGACGGAGGACGTCGAGTACGTCGAGAACATCCAGCGCGACGTCCGCTGGCTCGGCTTCGACTGGGGCGACAAGATGTTTTACGCCTCCGACTACTTCGAGCGCCTCCACGCGTTCGCGGTGGAGCTCATCAAGAAGGGCAAGGCGTACGTCGACAGCCTGAACGAGGCCGAGATCCGCGCCTATCGCGGCACGGTGAACGAGCCGGGCAAGCCGAGCCCGTACCGCGACCGCACGATCGAGGAGAACCTCGACCTCTTCGAGCGCATGCGCAAAGGCGAGTTCCCCGAGGGCGCGCACGTCCTGCGCATGAAGGGTGATCTCGCCTCGAGCAACATGAAGATGCGCGACTGGCCGATGTACCGCATCAAGCACGCGCACCACTACCGCACGGGCGACGCGTGGCACATCTACCCGCTCTACGACTTCGCCCACAGCCTCTCGGACGCGATCGAGGGCATCACGCACTCGATCTGCACGCTCGAGTTCGAGAACAACCGCGAGCTCTACGACTGGTTCGTCGAGAACGTCGACGTCCCCGCGCGGCCGCGGCAATACGAGTTCGCGCGGCTGAACCTGACGTTCACCGTGATGAGCAAGCGCAAGCTGCTCGAGCTCGTGAAGGGTGGCCTCGTGCGTGGCTGGGACGATCCGCGCATGCCGACGCTCGCGGGCCTTCGTCGCCGCGGCGTCACGCCCGACTCGCTCCGCGCCTTCTGCGAGGAGATCGGCGTCGCTAAGACGAACAGCACCATCGAGGTCGAGCGCCTCGAGGCCTGCATCCGCGCCGATCTCGACCGCCGCGCCGGCCGCGTGATGGCCGTGCTCCGCCCGCTCAAGGTCGTCATCGAGAACTACCCCGAGGGCAAGGTCGAGGACTTCGAGGCCCCGCTCTTCCCGGACGAGCCCGGCAAGGGTGGCACGCGGAAGATCCCGTTCTCGCGCGAGCTCTACATCGAGCGGGACGACTTCATGCAGGATCCGCCGGACAAGTGGTTCCGCCTCGCGCCGGGCCGCGAGGTGCGGCTGCGGTATGCGTACATCGTGACGTGCAAGGACGTCGTGCGGGATCCGGCGACGGGTGAAGTGACGGAGCTCCGGTGCACTTACGATCCGGAGACACGCGAGGGCGCGGCGCAGGCTGGCAAGAAGGTGAAGGGCACGCTGCACTGGGTGAGCGCGGCGCATGCGCTCCGGACCGAGGTGCGCCTGTACGATCGGCTGTTCCGCGATGAGCGGCCGGACCTCGTGGAGGAGGGCCAGGACTGGAAGGCGGGCCTCAACCCCGAGTCACTCGTGGTGATCGGTGACGCCGCCGTCGAGCCGAGCCTCGCCAAGGCCGAAGGCGGCACCCATTTCCAGTTCGAGCGGCAGGGCTTCTTTTTCGTCGACCCCATCGATTCGAAGCCCGGCGCGCCCGTCTTCAATCGCACGGTCTCGCTCAAGGACTCGTGGGCGAAGATCGCCGAGCCGAAGCAGGAGCCTCGGGCGAAGAAGGCCGAGGACAAGCCCGCCGTCAAGACGAGCCCCGAGGAGCGAATGGCAAAACTCTCGCCGGAGGCGCGTGCCATCGCCGAATCGCTCGAGACGCGCGGCCTCGGCCGCGAGGACGCCATCGTGCTCGCCGAGGACGCCGATCTCCGCGCCTTCTACGAGCAGGCCGTCGCGGCGCACCCGGGCCCCAAGACCGTGGCGAGCCTCGTCGTGAACGAGCTCGCCCGCAAGCTCGACGGCAAGAAGCCGAGCGCCCTTCCCTTCGGCGGCGCGGCCCTCGGCGAGCTCGCGTCGCTCGTCGACGACCGCACGATCACGCCCACGATCGCGAAGGAGGTCCTCTCCGAGATGCTCGCGACCGGCGAGGGCCCGCGCGCCATCGTCGAGAAGAAGGGCATGCGCCAGGTCTCGGACGCCTCCGCGCTCGAGCCCATCGTGGACAAGGTCCTCGCCGAGAGCCCGAACGAGGTGAAGCGTTACAAGGAGGGAAACGTAAAACTCCTCGGCTTCTTCGTCGGCAAGGTGATGAAGGCGTCCGGCGGCAAGGCGAACGCCGAGCGCGTGAACGAGCTTCTGCAGAAGAAGCTCGGCTGA
- a CDS encoding alpha/beta fold hydrolase, with protein MPFVSPPPLPGFLAAEMPLRRRAYRLEQGEDAGKTVHFVDHGPERARPALFVHGNPTWSFLWRKVIAALPELRCIAPDLLGFGLSDRLARLEDHSVDRHAAAVAELVTALDLRDLVLVGQDWGGPVGVLAASLVPDRIAAVVLANTSVLVPARPRGTLFHRFARVPVLSDVVFRGLGFPQNLLAVAQGDRRSIRGATARAYTYPLRSLADRVGPLALARMVPDGPDHPSLPALQRAEAWILGFSGPVALVWGERDPILGKALARHQRALPRASVTTTQAGHFLQEEVPEEIAAAVEDVIHRLARR; from the coding sequence ATGCCCTTCGTCTCCCCGCCCCCGCTCCCTGGCTTCCTCGCCGCCGAAATGCCCCTGCGCCGCCGCGCCTACCGGCTCGAACAGGGAGAAGACGCCGGCAAGACCGTGCATTTCGTCGACCACGGCCCGGAGCGGGCCCGCCCGGCGCTCTTCGTCCACGGCAACCCGACCTGGTCGTTCCTCTGGCGCAAGGTCATCGCCGCGCTGCCCGAGCTGCGCTGCATCGCGCCCGACCTGCTCGGCTTCGGCCTCTCCGACCGGCTCGCGCGCCTCGAGGACCACTCCGTCGATCGTCACGCCGCCGCCGTCGCCGAGCTCGTCACGGCCCTCGATCTGCGCGATCTCGTCCTCGTCGGGCAGGACTGGGGCGGCCCTGTCGGCGTGCTCGCCGCCTCGCTCGTGCCCGATCGGATCGCGGCCGTCGTCCTCGCCAACACCTCCGTCCTCGTCCCCGCGCGCCCTCGCGGCACCCTCTTCCACCGCTTCGCCCGCGTGCCCGTCCTGAGCGACGTCGTCTTCCGCGGCCTCGGCTTCCCGCAGAACCTGCTCGCCGTCGCCCAGGGCGATCGCCGCTCCATCCGCGGCGCCACCGCCCGCGCGTACACCTATCCCTTGCGCAGCCTCGCCGATCGCGTCGGCCCCCTCGCCCTCGCCCGCATGGTCCCGGACGGGCCGGATCACCCGAGCTTGCCTGCGCTCCAGCGGGCCGAGGCGTGGATCCTCGGCTTCTCCGGGCCTGTCGCGCTCGTCTGGGGCGAACGGGATCCCATCCTGGGCAAGGCCCTCGCGCGCCACCAGCGCGCGCTCCCGCGGGCGAGCGTCACGACCACCCAGGCGGGGCATTTTCTGCAGGAGGAGGTCCCCGAGGAGATCGCGGCGGCGGTCGAGGACGTCATCCATCGCCTCGCGCGGCGCTAG
- a CDS encoding glutathione peroxidase → MSLHEFTVKTILGEERSLGDFRGKVVLVVNVASECGYTPQYAGLERLHERFEGKGFAVLGFPSNDYGAQEPGTDQEIATFCTSKYGVKFPMFSKIPVKGSGKHPLYAFLTQAAPAGEVKWNFEKFLVGKDGTVIGRFPSSVEPEDTKLVQAIEEALAR, encoded by the coding sequence ATGAGCCTGCATGAATTCACGGTGAAGACGATCCTCGGCGAGGAGCGCTCGCTCGGAGATTTCCGGGGCAAGGTCGTGCTCGTGGTCAACGTGGCCTCGGAGTGCGGCTACACGCCGCAATACGCGGGCCTCGAGCGGCTGCACGAGCGCTTCGAGGGCAAAGGGTTCGCCGTGCTCGGCTTCCCCTCGAACGACTACGGCGCGCAGGAGCCGGGGACCGACCAGGAGATCGCCACGTTCTGCACGAGCAAGTACGGCGTGAAGTTCCCCATGTTCTCGAAGATCCCGGTGAAGGGCAGCGGCAAACATCCGCTGTATGCCTTCCTCACGCAGGCGGCGCCGGCGGGCGAGGTGAAGTGGAACTTCGAAAAATTCCTCGTCGGCAAGGACGGGACGGTGATCGGCCGGTTCCCGTCGTCCGTCGAGCCCGAGGACACGAAGCTCGTTCAGGCGATCGAAGAGGCGCTCGCTCGTTGA